The Candidatus Omnitrophota bacterium genome has a segment encoding these proteins:
- a CDS encoding TIGR03936 family radical SAM-associated protein: MTGNHIVQATKLKVIFSKTGDMRFISHLDLMRLFQRASRRACLPVAITKGFSPHLKISVLNALKLGRESQAEEAVFDMSAPVEPGLFIESMNNMLPAGVRIKEAKETG, from the coding sequence ATAACAGGCAATCACATCGTACAGGCCACTAAACTTAAAGTCATATTTTCGAAGACAGGCGACATGCGTTTCATATCACACCTCGACCTCATGCGGCTCTTCCAGCGGGCTTCGCGCAGGGCATGCCTTCCGGTCGCGATAACCAAAGGGTTCAGCCCCCACCTTAAGATAAGTGTCCTGAATGCGCTGAAATTGGGCAGGGAGAGTCAGGCGGAAGAGGCCGTATTCGATATGTCGGCCCCGGTCGAGCCAGGACTTTTCATCGAGTCCATGAACAATATGCTGCCCGCGGGCGTGCGTATAAAAGAAGCTAAGGAGACAGGATAG
- a CDS encoding secretin N-terminal domain-containing protein, protein MRNKSWRRKRPLLIFTFLCALPLCVFAYCISSAEETGKETVPAEAVPPAQEPQVSAPAEKAAGTVPAEAAPTAETAAAPDAGPARPEEPAEVVMPGNVTVNFKGADIRTVLAYISEVSGVDIVPAPDVKGPVDLKLNNKPWKVALDIIVRNYGFAYEREGDIIRVITVDKLKQEELVTQAFSLNYGKAKDIVTSVKDIVSDRGKVMYDDRTNIVLVTDIPTNIYKIGEVISKLDRKTDQVLIEARVIETVLTDEEKLGIDWNIKFTASGAKRPITAPFDYYDVDNKLLSKFTPLVQTEGVESNFSPDGSGSSTTTTPGKYPAGADGAGSRSMGFPYIDYSQEIFQDTFKFGTLDFSEFKMVLELIKSRANTEVVSNPRIATLNNVEALINVGQTLNLPKYERNSTTGKMEITGYESKDLGIILKVTPHINEKGEIVVDLAPQISDLLRYDTLDASSGVVAPVFSSRQAKTQIMIKDGETIFIGGLIKENNVDVKKKVPFIGDLLGDVPYLGLLFTKKETTKQKTELIFFITVNLVVSGKEIKNIPSVSKAYVPMYDVSQEDAERKADKKKMKRKKL, encoded by the coding sequence GTGAGAAATAAGTCCTGGAGAAGGAAGAGACCATTATTGATATTTACTTTCCTGTGCGCGCTGCCGTTATGCGTCTTCGCCTATTGCATATCTTCTGCCGAAGAGACGGGTAAGGAGACGGTTCCGGCCGAGGCCGTGCCCCCGGCCCAGGAGCCGCAGGTTTCAGCGCCCGCGGAAAAAGCGGCCGGGACAGTTCCGGCCGAGGCCGCGCCTACGGCCGAGACCGCCGCAGCGCCGGATGCAGGACCGGCGAGGCCGGAAGAGCCGGCAGAGGTGGTCATGCCCGGTAACGTCACGGTCAATTTCAAAGGGGCGGATATAAGGACCGTCCTCGCTTATATCTCGGAGGTCTCCGGTGTGGATATAGTGCCGGCGCCGGACGTAAAGGGCCCTGTCGACCTCAAGCTGAACAATAAGCCGTGGAAGGTGGCGCTCGACATCATAGTCCGTAATTACGGCTTCGCGTATGAGCGGGAAGGCGATATCATACGCGTCATAACCGTAGATAAGCTCAAGCAGGAGGAGCTCGTCACCCAGGCCTTCAGTCTGAATTATGGGAAGGCGAAGGATATAGTCACCTCGGTGAAAGATATAGTGAGCGATCGGGGCAAGGTCATGTACGATGACAGGACCAATATAGTCCTCGTCACGGATATACCGACAAACATATATAAGATCGGCGAGGTCATAAGTAAGCTCGACAGGAAGACCGATCAGGTATTGATCGAGGCGCGTGTCATAGAGACGGTGCTCACCGACGAGGAGAAGCTCGGTATCGACTGGAATATAAAGTTCACCGCGAGCGGCGCCAAGAGGCCCATAACCGCGCCCTTCGACTACTATGACGTCGATAATAAACTCCTGTCGAAGTTTACGCCGCTTGTACAGACAGAAGGTGTAGAAAGCAATTTTTCACCGGATGGATCAGGTAGCTCAACCACTACCACGCCGGGCAAATACCCGGCCGGTGCAGACGGCGCCGGAAGCCGCTCGATGGGATTCCCGTACATCGACTATTCGCAGGAGATATTCCAGGACACATTCAAGTTCGGGACGCTCGACTTCTCCGAATTCAAGATGGTACTCGAGTTGATAAAGTCGAGGGCGAATACAGAGGTCGTCTCGAACCCGAGGATCGCGACGCTCAATAACGTCGAGGCCCTCATCAACGTCGGCCAGACGCTCAACCTGCCCAAGTACGAGAGGAACTCCACGACAGGGAAGATGGAGATAACCGGTTACGAGTCGAAGGACCTCGGCATAATACTGAAGGTCACGCCGCACATAAACGAGAAGGGCGAGATAGTCGTAGACCTGGCGCCTCAGATAAGCGACCTCCTGAGATATGATACGCTCGACGCCTCGAGCGGCGTCGTGGCGCCGGTCTTCTCCTCACGGCAGGCGAAGACGCAGATAATGATAAAGGACGGGGAGACGATATTCATAGGGGGCCTGATAAAAGAGAATAACGTCGACGTCAAGAAGAAGGTCCCGTTCATCGGCGACCTGCTCGGGGACGTCCCGTATCTCGGGCTCCTCTTCACCAAGAAGGAGACGACGAAGCAGAAGACGGAGCTCATATTCTTCATAACGGTCAACCTCGTCGTCTCGGGCAAGGAGATAAAGAATATCCCCAGCGTGAGCAAGGCGTATGTGCCTATGTATGACGTGAGCCAGGAAGACGCCGAACGGAAGGCCGACAAGAAGAAGATGAAGAGGAAAAAACTATAA
- the pilO gene encoding type 4a pilus biogenesis protein PilO → MINIPLDFGKNKKQTMIFGSLVLVFVIVAYFYLLIGPQVTRLTESLSAMGKMMADINTAEALIKKKALFVKNIEEYKGKVDFYEKRLPAQQEIPSLLENLSRIAQEANVKILGITPLSASLKDQQAQKDKIYNEIPILISAKSGYHELGVFLSDLENADRFMKVVDIEIKANKVTPKRHDVELIVCTYTLVGEKKNR, encoded by the coding sequence ATGATCAATATACCGCTCGACTTCGGAAAGAATAAAAAACAGACGATGATATTCGGCTCCCTCGTCCTGGTCTTTGTCATAGTTGCCTATTTCTACCTTCTCATAGGGCCTCAGGTGACCCGCCTCACGGAATCTCTCAGCGCGATGGGCAAGATGATGGCCGACATAAATACGGCAGAGGCGCTTATAAAGAAGAAGGCCTTGTTCGTGAAGAACATAGAGGAGTATAAAGGGAAGGTCGATTTTTATGAGAAGCGGCTTCCCGCCCAGCAGGAGATACCGAGCCTACTCGAGAACCTGTCGCGTATCGCCCAGGAGGCGAATGTGAAGATACTGGGGATAACCCCGCTTTCCGCTTCTTTAAAGGACCAGCAGGCCCAGAAAGATAAGATATATAACGAGATCCCCATCCTGATAAGCGCCAAGTCCGGGTACCACGAGCTCGGCGTATTTTTAAGCGATCTCGAGAACGCGGACAGGTTCATGAAGGTGGTCGACATAGAGATAAAGGCGAATAAGGTCACGCCCAAGCGGCACGATGTCGAATTGATCGTCTGCACTTATACGCTTGTGGGCGAGAAGAAGAACAGGTGA
- a CDS encoding PilN domain-containing protein produces the protein MIEINLLPEELKKKKKEPQIQLEKIDLSKLNFQNVPVIKILIGTAALLVAVPVLLFLIGIYATSHISAMEKDYKKISPEKREVELLKSQVDTINKKVGSIDELMVKRFSWARKLNDLADSMTPGIWLTELSYNEKIVDRTVTIDLKTPKGKGPANPTKSIVEKVPVKNLIISGYATGMGEEGTASVGKFIKSLKENPDFYSDFSDIELGSIKRDKVEEQEVMNFKITCLYKEAK, from the coding sequence ATGATAGAGATAAACCTGCTCCCGGAAGAGTTAAAGAAGAAGAAGAAAGAGCCGCAGATACAGCTCGAGAAGATAGACCTCTCGAAGCTGAACTTCCAGAATGTGCCCGTCATAAAGATACTCATAGGGACGGCCGCTCTCCTCGTCGCCGTGCCGGTCCTACTCTTCCTGATAGGCATATATGCCACTTCCCACATATCTGCCATGGAGAAGGATTATAAGAAGATCTCGCCCGAGAAGCGTGAGGTCGAGCTCCTGAAATCACAGGTCGACACCATCAATAAGAAGGTGGGGTCCATCGACGAGCTGATGGTGAAACGGTTCAGCTGGGCCAGGAAACTGAACGATCTGGCCGATTCCATGACGCCCGGGATATGGCTCACGGAGCTTTCGTATAATGAAAAGATAGTCGACAGGACCGTAACGATCGACCTCAAGACGCCCAAGGGCAAGGGGCCGGCCAACCCGACGAAATCTATCGTGGAGAAGGTGCCGGTGAAGAACCTCATCATATCCGGCTATGCGACAGGTATGGGAGAGGAAGGGACCGCATCGGTCGGCAAATTCATAAAGAGCCTGAAGGAGAACCCCGATTTTTACAGCGATTTCAGCGACATAGAGCTGGGGTCTATAAAGAGGGACAAGGTGGAAGAGCAGGAAGTCATGAACTTTAAGATAACCTGCCTTTATAAAGAGGCGAAATGA
- the pilM gene encoding type IV pilus assembly protein PilM — MTNEQPAKKKPSGHAKSRVGLDIGSNLVRICEVSRTAETVSLTAAGVKRVEGSSKESLGAAVKALAEETKVSAKDAVISVSGSSVIVRFVAMPKMREEDLKGAIKFEAEKYLPFNINECVVDFQIIRKIEQENKLEILLVAAKKAYIEDRMKIAEAAGFSVSIIDVDSFAIVNSFLKNMPSLDPEKAYALLNIGAALTNLSIVRAGTVCFVRDIAMGGNEFDAAISRGLAIDLKAASELKLSPADKAPDIARCTKAVIAGILDEARLSFSYYENQHGRAVDEIYLTGGGSELTGLTEQFEETFGAKPNRWDPFQCFDKSALSADAAALDKAKNSFAVATGLALR, encoded by the coding sequence ATGACGAACGAGCAGCCCGCAAAGAAGAAGCCCTCCGGCCATGCGAAGAGCAGGGTGGGCCTGGACATCGGCAGCAATCTCGTAAGGATATGCGAGGTATCGCGCACCGCGGAGACGGTGAGCCTGACGGCAGCCGGTGTGAAGAGGGTCGAAGGATCGTCCAAAGAATCCCTTGGGGCCGCGGTAAAGGCGCTTGCCGAAGAGACGAAGGTATCCGCGAAGGATGCGGTCATATCGGTATCCGGGTCATCCGTCATAGTGAGGTTTGTGGCTATGCCGAAGATGAGGGAAGAGGACCTGAAAGGGGCGATAAAATTTGAGGCGGAAAAGTACCTCCCTTTCAACATAAACGAATGCGTGGTCGATTTTCAGATAATACGCAAGATAGAGCAGGAGAATAAGCTGGAGATCCTTCTCGTGGCCGCCAAGAAGGCCTACATAGAAGATCGTATGAAGATAGCGGAGGCGGCCGGTTTTTCGGTGAGTATCATAGACGTGGACAGTTTTGCGATAGTGAACTCATTCCTTAAGAACATGCCGTCCCTCGATCCGGAAAAGGCGTACGCGCTCCTGAATATAGGGGCGGCGCTGACGAACCTGAGCATAGTCCGGGCGGGCACCGTCTGTTTCGTGCGGGATATCGCGATGGGGGGTAACGAGTTCGACGCGGCGATCTCCAGGGGGCTGGCCATCGATCTGAAAGCCGCCTCGGAGTTGAAGCTCTCCCCGGCAGATAAGGCGCCGGATATAGCGCGGTGCACGAAGGCGGTGATAGCCGGGATCCTGGATGAGGCGCGGTTATCGTTCAGCTATTACGAGAATCAGCACGGCAGGGCAGTGGACGAGATATATCTCACGGGCGGCGGCTCCGAGCTAACAGGATTGACGGAACAGTTCGAGGAGACGTTCGGCGCAAAACCGAACCGATGGGACCCGTTCCAGTGTTTTGACAAGAGCGCGCTTTCTGCCGACGCCGCCGCGCTGGATAAGGCGAAAAATTCTTTTGCCGTCGCGACAGGGCTTGCCCTGAGGTGA